A single Vulcanisaeta distributa DSM 14429 DNA region contains:
- a CDS encoding lysylphosphatidylglycerol synthase transmembrane domain-containing protein translates to MVRHNSISGGDWRRDAAFIGISIAVIIATILILIRSGLASSRYEAPKYPLYLIISEIIYLAQLSLVGLRLSIIFNRGMGYRVGTTELIKIAAAQTFTSLLIPGFYIGGEAVSIAYLTLKGLPTTRATEGIVLRYTVDTITLTSIVLMFYMFSLAVVPYIAFIMALILLLVYIVLFIAIVSARLGRYIEGLFRFINSQVKIASNFILINASEVYGLKLSLIDYLIIFLVSIVQWVLSGLNVMMIFYAFGAHINVLTGILISSSYIVLTYISVLPGSAGIGELANLYILNSLGLGNYYLMYDVWFRVVTYIVPLIILMPAFLSISRKLTMINTNHKTPR, encoded by the coding sequence TTGGTTAGGCATAATAGTATTAGCGGTGGTGATTGGCGTAGGGATGCGGCATTCATAGGCATTTCTATAGCCGTAATAATAGCAACAATATTAATATTAATAAGGTCGGGACTGGCAAGCAGTAGGTATGAGGCCCCGAAATACCCACTCTATTTAATAATTTCTGAAATAATATACTTGGCACAATTATCGCTCGTTGGTCTTAGACTTAGCATAATATTCAATAGGGGCATGGGCTATAGGGTAGGGACTACAGAACTCATTAAGATAGCCGCTGCGCAGACGTTCACGTCATTATTAATACCTGGATTCTACATTGGTGGTGAGGCTGTCTCAATAGCCTACCTAACACTTAAAGGGTTACCAACGACTAGGGCTACGGAGGGCATAGTGCTTCGTTATACAGTTGATACGATAACATTGACGTCCATAGTACTCATGTTTTACATGTTTAGTCTTGCCGTAGTTCCCTACATAGCGTTCATAATGGCATTAATACTGCTCCTGGTATATATTGTGTTGTTCATAGCGATAGTAAGTGCGAGACTTGGTAGGTATATTGAGGGTTTATTCAGGTTTATTAATTCACAGGTAAAGATTGCGAGTAACTTTATATTGATAAATGCTAGTGAGGTCTATGGTCTTAAACTCTCGCTTATTGATTACTTAATAATTTTCCTAGTATCAATTGTTCAGTGGGTGCTGTCGGGGCTTAACGTAATGATGATATTCTATGCCTTTGGTGCTCACATAAATGTATTAACGGGGATCTTAATTTCATCCTCATACATAGTACTTACGTACATATCGGTATTACCTGGCTCAGCGGGTATTGGCGAACTTGCTAACCTATACATACTAAATAGCCTTGGGCTTGGTAATTATTACTTAATGTATGATGTTTGGTTTAGGGTAGTTACGTACATAGTGCCATTAATAATACTCATGCCTGCCTTTCTCAGTATATCAAGGAAATTAACAATGATTAACACTAATCATAAGACCCCTCGTTAG